A genome region from Candidatus Nitrospira nitrificans includes the following:
- a CDS encoding TetR/AcrR family transcriptional regulator, with amino-acid sequence MFSAATSLFAANGFAGTIPKRIAKAAGTNEAPLHKHFPTQHALYDAIFAEKTQHSDLREPGDGLVRQLPDS; translated from the coding sequence CTGTTCAGCGCGGCGACATCGTTGTTTGCCGCAAACGGCTTTGCCGGAACGATCCCTAAGCGAATTGCCAAGGCCGCGGGCACCAATGAAGCGCCGCTCCACAAGCACTTTCCGACCCAGCATGCCCTGTACGACGCAATTTTCGCAGAAAAGACGCAACACTCCGACTTGCGCGAACCCGGCGACGGGCTCGTCCGGCAATTGCCGGACTCGTAA
- a CDS encoding efflux RND transporter periplasmic adaptor subunit, which produces MSRLIRHPFIILGIIIFVAVTALVAFRLNTGAKPDKKAARLITVGTVAPLRQDFDVRLAYTADISPNQVVNIFSRVDGYIAKLHVDKGDFVRLNQLLVEIDHTDYHHAVNQAKANLSAAKAKVLQQDAVVRNAKLTFDRMQSLIKDQFVSQQDLDTALVNFDAASAAQESLQAQVNQMEVALAQAETRLAYSYIRAPFPGYIAERNLDTGAYVSSATASTSTMSRGIMSLHDINTVRVLIEVVERDIPLVKVGQKAELRAEAYPDHVFEGTVTRVVQALNRATRTMTVEIDLPNMDRRLKGGMFARVEVMVGTRRQALQIPLDAVSRLENMQYIYIVQDGNARRVDIEIGARNGNHVEVTRGLTGHEQIIVAGKDLVHDGIPVHAQPLQPGNSQE; this is translated from the coding sequence ATGAGTCGACTCATCCGACATCCATTTATAATTCTCGGAATCATCATCTTTGTCGCAGTTACGGCCCTTGTAGCCTTTCGTCTGAATACTGGCGCCAAACCCGACAAGAAGGCGGCACGGCTCATCACAGTCGGTACTGTGGCCCCGCTTCGACAGGATTTTGATGTTCGCCTAGCCTACACAGCGGACATCTCGCCCAATCAAGTCGTCAACATCTTCTCACGGGTCGACGGATACATCGCCAAGTTGCATGTCGATAAGGGTGACTTTGTCAGATTGAATCAGCTACTCGTTGAAATCGACCATACGGACTATCACCATGCCGTCAATCAGGCAAAAGCCAATCTGTCGGCAGCCAAGGCGAAGGTCCTACAACAGGACGCGGTGGTCCGCAACGCCAAGCTGACGTTCGATCGCATGCAGTCCCTCATCAAAGACCAATTTGTCTCACAGCAAGACCTGGATACCGCGCTGGTCAACTTCGACGCCGCCAGCGCCGCGCAGGAATCCCTCCAAGCGCAAGTCAACCAAATGGAGGTGGCCCTGGCCCAGGCTGAAACTCGCTTAGCCTATTCGTACATCCGAGCCCCATTTCCCGGCTATATAGCGGAACGCAATTTAGATACCGGGGCCTATGTCAGCAGCGCAACCGCCAGCACTTCGACCATGTCACGAGGCATCATGAGCCTGCATGATATCAATACGGTTCGTGTGTTGATCGAAGTCGTCGAGCGGGATATTCCGCTGGTGAAGGTAGGCCAAAAGGCCGAGCTCCGTGCCGAAGCATATCCGGATCACGTGTTCGAGGGAACCGTCACGCGTGTCGTCCAGGCCTTGAATCGCGCGACACGTACCATGACGGTGGAAATCGACTTGCCGAATATGGATCGTCGATTAAAAGGCGGGATGTTTGCCCGAGTCGAAGTCATGGTGGGGACCCGCCGCCAAGCGTTGCAGATTCCCCTTGATGCCGTCAGTCGACTAGAAAACATGCAATACATCTATATCGTTCAAGACGGGAACGCTCGGCGAGTGGATATTGAGATCGGTGCCCGTAACGGCAACCATGTGGAAGTTACCAGAGGATTGACGGGGCATGAACAGATCATCGTCGCCGGCAAAGACTTGGTGCACGACGGCATACCCGTCCACGCCCAACCGCTTCAACCGGGCAATAGTCAGGAGTAA